The following coding sequences lie in one Panicum virgatum strain AP13 chromosome 6N, P.virgatum_v5, whole genome shotgun sequence genomic window:
- the LOC120678959 gene encoding protein DETOXIFICATION 35-like, whose product MMRAQPAEVDGDTPALRSAADAARMVWDESKRLWGIGLPIAVGTLSMYAISSVTQMFIGHLGNLPLAAASIGLSVFATFALGFLLGMGSALETLCGQAFGAGQVAMLGVYLQRSWIILLATALLMSPLFVFAGPLLLLIGQDPEVAREAGRFALYILPSVFAMAINFPTAKFLQAQSKVTVPAWIGLAALLAAALLNCLFVVALGWGLPGAAAAYDLAHWGIALGQTAYIIGWCGDGWKGWSAAAFHGIWAFVRLSLESAVMLCLEVWYMGLITVLTGDLQDAQIAVDSLGICMNVNGWEGMIFIGLNAAISVRVSNELGSGRPRAAWNAVVVVVAEALLIGVLCMVLVLVFRDSFSVIFTSDDALRRAVSRIAGLLGLTMVLNSVQPVISGVAVGGGWQGLVAYINLGCYYVFGLPLGYMLGYRLNFGVGGIWSGMLCGVALQTLILLAVVWRTDWKAEAAQASSRVQKWGGKGTDDDEQVNKPLLE is encoded by the exons ATGATGCGGGCGCAGCCGGCGGAGGTGGACGGCGACACGCCGGCGCTGCGGtccgccgcggacgccgcgcGCATGGTGTGGGACGAGTCGAAGCGCCTGTGGGGCATCGGCCTCCCCATCGCCGTGGGCACACTCAGCATGTACGCCATCAGCTCCGTGACCCAGATGTTCATCGGCCACCTCGGCaacctccccctcgccgccgcctccatcggcCTCTCCGTCTTCGCCACCTTCGCGCTCGGCTTCCTCCTCGGCATGGGCAGCGCGCTCGAGACGCTCTGCGGCCAGGCCTTCGGCGCCGGCCAGGTCGCCATGCTCGGCGTCTACCTCCAGCGCTCCTGGATCATCCTCCTCGCCACCGCGCTGCTCATGTCGCCGCTCTTCGTCTTCGCCGGCCCGCTGCTCCTGCTCATCGGCCAGGACCCGGAGGTCGCGCGGGAGGCCGGCAGGTTCGCGCTCTACATCCTCCCCTCCGTCTTCGCCATGGCCATCAACTTCCCCACCGCCAAGTTCCTCCAGGCGCAGAGCAAGGTCACGGTGCCCGCCTGGATCGGCctcgccgccctgctcgccgccgcgctcctcaaCTGCCTCTTCGTCGTCGCCCTCGGCTGGGGCCTccccggcgcggccgccgcctacGACCTCGCGCACTGGGGCATCGCGCTGGGGCAGACCGCCTACATCATCGGCTGGTGCGGGGACGGCTGGAAGGgctggtccgccgccgccttccacgGCATCTGGGCCTTCGTGCGCCTCTCGCTCGAGTCCGCCGTCATGCTCTGCCTCGAGGTGTGGTACATGGGCCTCATCACCGTGCTCACCGGCGACCTCCAGGACGCGCAGATCGCCGTCGACTCCCTGGGCATATGCATGAACGTCAACGGATGGGAGGGGATGATCTTCATCGGCCTCAACGCGGCCATCAGCGTCCGGGTCTCCAACGAGCTCGGGtccggccggcccagggccgCCTGGAACGCCGTCGTGGTCGTCGTCGCGGAGGCGCTGCTCATCGGCGTCCTCTGCATGGTGCTCGTGCTCGTCTTCAGGGACAGCTTCTCCGTCATCTTCACCAGCGACGACGCCCTGCGGCGCGCCGTCTCCAGGATCGCCGGCCTGCTGGGGCTCACCATGGTGCTCAACAGCGTGCAGCCGGTGATCTCAGGGGTGGCGGTCGGGGGTGGATGGCAGGGGCTCGTCGCCTACATCAACCTCGGCTGCTACTACGTCTTCGGGCTGCCCCTGGGCTACATGCTCGGCTACCGCCTAAACTTTGGAGTTGGG GGGATTTGGTCCGGCATGCTCTGTGGTGTTGCCCTCCAGACGCTCATCTTGCTAGCCGTGGTCTGGAGAACAGATTGGAAAGCAGAGGCCGCCCAAGCTTCAAGCCGTGTGCAAAAGTGGGGCGGCAAGGGCACTGATGATGATGAACAAGTCAACAAGCCTCTCCTAGAATGA
- the LOC120679715 gene encoding bet1-like SNARE 1-1 isoform X4 gives MNSRRDFRSHRAALFDGIEEGGIRAPVYSSREIHEQGNDQAMDSLHDRVSILKRLTGDIHEEVENHNRMLDRMGNDMDASRGFLSGTVDKFKMVFETKSSRRMATMVASFIAVFILIYYLTK, from the exons ATGAACTCGAGGAG GGACTTCCGCAGCCACAGAGCTGCTTTATTTGATGGCATTGAAGAAGGTGGGATAAGAGCTCCAGTGTATTCTTCTCGTGAAATTCATGAGCAGGGGAATGACCAAGCAATGGACAGTTTGCATGATAGGGTCAGCATTCTCAAAAGA TTAACTGGTGATATACACGAAGAAGTGGAGAATCATAACCGAATGCTGGACAGAATG GGTAATGACATGGATGCTTCAAGAGGATTTCTTTCTGGAACGGTGGACAAGTTCAAGATG GTCTTCGAGACGAAATCAAGCCGCAGGATGGCTACCATGGTGGCATCCTTCATTGCTGTCTTCATACTCATTTACTACCTCACCAAGTAG
- the LOC120679715 gene encoding bet1-like SNARE 1-1 isoform X1 — MNSRSRDFRSHRAALFDGIEEGGIRAPVYSSREIHEQGNDQAMDSLHDRVSILKRLTGDIHEEVENHNRMLDRMGNDMDASRGFLSGTVDKFKMVFETKSSRRMATMVASFIAVFILIYYLTKALVLKRKEALADCEVMFCCHLICQCLLLHGWVTLVGGYAAFLYQIVWIFVYMCALLLGIRIYGWASARDAACRWTPLQCCLIDGASGRGANVKCDFCLSW; from the exons ATGAACTCGAGGAG CAGGGACTTCCGCAGCCACAGAGCTGCTTTATTTGATGGCATTGAAGAAGGTGGGATAAGAGCTCCAGTGTATTCTTCTCGTGAAATTCATGAGCAGGGGAATGACCAAGCAATGGACAGTTTGCATGATAGGGTCAGCATTCTCAAAAGA TTAACTGGTGATATACACGAAGAAGTGGAGAATCATAACCGAATGCTGGACAGAATG GGTAATGACATGGATGCTTCAAGAGGATTTCTTTCTGGAACGGTGGACAAGTTCAAGATG GTCTTCGAGACGAAATCAAGCCGCAGGATGGCTACCATGGTGGCATCCTTCATTGCTGTCTTCATACTCATTTACTACCTCACCAA AGCATTGGTTCTCAAAAGAAAAGAAGCATTGGCGGATTGCGAGGTGATGTTCTGCTGCCATCTCATCTGCCAGTGTTTGTTATTACATGGATGGGTGACCCTGGTGGGAGGATATGCTGCATTTTTGTACCAAATTGTTTGGATATTTGTGTACATGTGTGCCCTTTTGCTGGGAATTCGGATATATGGGTGGGCATCCGCTAGAGATGCGGCCTGTCGATGGACTCCACTCCAGTGTTGTCTGATAGATGGCGCAAGTGGAAGGGGCGCAAATGTCAAATGTGACTTTTGTCTGTCGTGGTGA
- the LOC120679715 gene encoding bet1-like SNARE 1-1 isoform X3 — MNSRSRDFRSHRAALFDGIEEGGIRAPVYSSREIHEQGNDQAMDSLHDRVSILKRLTGDIHEEVENHNRMLDRMGNDMDASRGFLSGTVDKFKMVFETKSSRRMATMVASFIAVFILIYYLTK; from the exons ATGAACTCGAGGAG CAGGGACTTCCGCAGCCACAGAGCTGCTTTATTTGATGGCATTGAAGAAGGTGGGATAAGAGCTCCAGTGTATTCTTCTCGTGAAATTCATGAGCAGGGGAATGACCAAGCAATGGACAGTTTGCATGATAGGGTCAGCATTCTCAAAAGA TTAACTGGTGATATACACGAAGAAGTGGAGAATCATAACCGAATGCTGGACAGAATG GGTAATGACATGGATGCTTCAAGAGGATTTCTTTCTGGAACGGTGGACAAGTTCAAGATG GTCTTCGAGACGAAATCAAGCCGCAGGATGGCTACCATGGTGGCATCCTTCATTGCTGTCTTCATACTCATTTACTACCTCACCAAGTAG
- the LOC120678960 gene encoding AT-hook motif nuclear-localized protein 20-like has protein sequence MTPSSKDGGATEQPTSGGSGDDRDNGSSAEPKEGAVVTGNRRPRGRPPGSKNKPKPPIFVTRDSPNALRSHVMEVAGGADVAESIANFSRRRQRGVCVLSGAGTVTDVALRQPAAPGAVVALRGRFEILSLTGTFLPGPAPPGSTGLTVYLAGGQGQVVGGSVVGTLTAAGPVMVIASTFANATYERLPLDEADEESVQAQQPPPGAGGGGPPLMVGGMAADPSAMPMFAGVPPNLMPGGGGAPGAGLQLGHEGLAAWAHHHARPPPY, from the coding sequence ATGACGCCTTCTTCCAAGGACGGCGGTGCCACCGAGCAGCCGACGAGCGGCGGTAGTGGCGACGACCGCGACAACGGCAGCAGCGCTGAGCCCAAGGAAGGCGCCGTGGTGACCGGCAACCGGCGCCCCCGCGGGCGGCCACCGGGGTCTAAGAACAAGCCCAAGCCGCCCATCTTCGTGACGCGGGACAGCCCCAACGCGCTGCGCAGCCACGTcatggaggtggccggcggcgccgacgtgGCCGAGTCCATCGCCAACTTCTCGCGCCGCAGGCAGCGCGGCGTGTGCGTGCTGAGCGGCGCGGGCACGGTCACCGACGTGGCCCTCCGGCAGCCTGCGGCGCCCGGCGCCGTGGTGGCGCTCCGCGGGCGCTTCGAGATCCTGTCCCTGACCGGCACCTTCCTGCCCGGCCCGGCGCCGCCCGGCTCCACGGGGCTCACCGTGTACCTCGCCGGCGGGCAGGGGCAGGTCGTGGGCGGCAGCGTGGTCGGCACGCtcacggcggcggggccggtgaTGGTGATTGCGTCCACGTTCGCCAACGCCACCTACGAGAGGCTGCCGCTGGACGAGGCCGACGAGGAGTCCGTCCAGGCGCAGCAGCCTCCgcccggggccggcggcggagggccgcCTCTGATGGTGGGCGGTATGGCCGCCGATCCATCGGCGATGCCGATGTTCGCCGGCGTGCCGCCAAACCTGATgccggggggcggcggcgcccccggagCGGGCCTGCAGCTCGGGCACGAGGGGCTTGCTGCATGGGCTCATCATCATGCACGGCCCCCGCCCTACTAG
- the LOC120679715 gene encoding bet1-like SNARE 1-1 isoform X2, producing MNSRRDFRSHRAALFDGIEEGGIRAPVYSSREIHEQGNDQAMDSLHDRVSILKRLTGDIHEEVENHNRMLDRMGNDMDASRGFLSGTVDKFKMVFETKSSRRMATMVASFIAVFILIYYLTKALVLKRKEALADCEVMFCCHLICQCLLLHGWVTLVGGYAAFLYQIVWIFVYMCALLLGIRIYGWASARDAACRWTPLQCCLIDGASGRGANVKCDFCLSW from the exons ATGAACTCGAGGAG GGACTTCCGCAGCCACAGAGCTGCTTTATTTGATGGCATTGAAGAAGGTGGGATAAGAGCTCCAGTGTATTCTTCTCGTGAAATTCATGAGCAGGGGAATGACCAAGCAATGGACAGTTTGCATGATAGGGTCAGCATTCTCAAAAGA TTAACTGGTGATATACACGAAGAAGTGGAGAATCATAACCGAATGCTGGACAGAATG GGTAATGACATGGATGCTTCAAGAGGATTTCTTTCTGGAACGGTGGACAAGTTCAAGATG GTCTTCGAGACGAAATCAAGCCGCAGGATGGCTACCATGGTGGCATCCTTCATTGCTGTCTTCATACTCATTTACTACCTCACCAA AGCATTGGTTCTCAAAAGAAAAGAAGCATTGGCGGATTGCGAGGTGATGTTCTGCTGCCATCTCATCTGCCAGTGTTTGTTATTACATGGATGGGTGACCCTGGTGGGAGGATATGCTGCATTTTTGTACCAAATTGTTTGGATATTTGTGTACATGTGTGCCCTTTTGCTGGGAATTCGGATATATGGGTGGGCATCCGCTAGAGATGCGGCCTGTCGATGGACTCCACTCCAGTGTTGTCTGATAGATGGCGCAAGTGGAAGGGGCGCAAATGTCAAATGTGACTTTTGTCTGTCGTGGTGA